One uncultured Methanobrevibacter sp. genomic window carries:
- the ribC gene encoding riboflavin synthase yields MRIGICDTTFARFDMGAAAIDELKNNATDLTIIRETVPGVKDLPVTAKILIEEENCDIVMALGMPGPMEKDKMCAHEASTGLINAQLMTNTHILEVFVHEDEEDNPEDLKVLAENRAREHAQNLIKMMYHPKAMRREAGSGVREGKPNVGPL; encoded by the coding sequence ATGAGAATTGGAATTTGTGATACAACTTTTGCTCGTTTTGATATGGGTGCTGCAGCTATTGATGAATTAAAAAATAATGCTACAGATTTAACTATTATTCGTGAAACAGTTCCAGGAGTTAAAGATTTACCAGTTACAGCTAAAATTCTAATTGAAGAAGAAAATTGTGATATTGTAATGGCATTAGGAATGCCTGGACCAATGGAAAAAGATAAAATGTGTGCTCATGAAGCATCCACAGGCCTTATCAATGCTCAATTAATGACTAATACTCATATTTTAGAGGTTTTTGTTCATGAAGATGAAGAAGATAATCCAGAAGATCTTAAAGTGTTAGCTGAAAACAGGGCACGTGAACATGCACAAAATCTTATTAAAATGATGTATCATCCAAAAGCTATGAGACGAGAAGCTGGAAGTGGTGTTCGTGAAGGAAAACCTAATGTAGGACCATTATAA
- a CDS encoding TIGR04165 family Cys-rich peptide, whose product MKLEELLAPCPKCGSKDKNVHRKMLDNHRAHAELDTVKCEDCGYIFFVNDNIKEDEKKELLKELNKYYG is encoded by the coding sequence ATGAAACTCGAAGAATTATTAGCTCCATGTCCAAAATGTGGTTCTAAAGATAAAAATGTGCATAGAAAAATGTTAGACAATCATAGAGCGCATGCAGAGTTAGATACTGTAAAATGTGAAGATTGCGGTTATATTTTCTTTGTAAACGATAATATAAAAGAAGATGAAAAAAAAGAACTTTTAAAAGAATTAAATAAATATTACGGATAA
- the modB gene encoding molybdate ABC transporter permease subunit, giving the protein MADWTPIFISMKTASLSIFITFFLGLIVAWGIVRLKNDSIKIVLDGIFTLPIVLPPTVVGFFLLYMFGVRGPIGKFFIEFFAVKIAFSWYATVIAAVVMSFPLMYRSARGAFEQVDSNLLDAGRTLGMSELEIFWKVLFANALPGIISGGILAYARGLGEFGATAMIAGNIAGQTRTLPMAVYSEVAAGNMGNAFNYVIFIVCIAFIAIFIMDYVSIRKENQWR; this is encoded by the coding sequence ATGGCTGATTGGACTCCAATTTTTATTTCAATGAAAACAGCAAGTTTATCAATTTTCATAACCTTTTTTTTAGGTTTGATAGTTGCTTGGGGTATTGTTAGACTTAAAAATGATTCAATAAAAATTGTACTTGATGGCATTTTTACACTTCCAATTGTATTGCCACCTACTGTTGTAGGGTTTTTTTTATTGTATATGTTTGGTGTTAGAGGTCCAATAGGTAAGTTTTTTATAGAGTTTTTTGCTGTGAAAATAGCATTTTCATGGTATGCAACGGTTATTGCTGCTGTAGTCATGTCTTTTCCTTTAATGTATCGTTCTGCTAGGGGTGCATTTGAACAAGTAGATTCTAATTTATTAGATGCAGGTCGTACATTAGGCATGTCTGAATTAGAAATTTTTTGGAAAGTTTTATTTGCAAATGCATTGCCTGGAATTATTAGTGGTGGAATACTTGCTTATGCTAGAGGTTTAGGTGAGTTTGGTGCTACAGCAATGATTGCAGGAAATATTGCAGGACAAACTAGAACTCTCCCAATGGCTGTTTATTCAGAAGTAGCTGCAGGTAATATGGGGAATGCTTTTAATTATGTGATATTCATTGTTTGTATAGCATTTATAGCTATTTTTATTATGGATTATGTTTCTATACGCAAAGAGAACCAATGGAGATAA
- a CDS encoding TIGR04083 family peptide-modifying radical SAM enzyme, producing the protein MTFHVMIIPTLGCQCNCKYCWGSESTKEIMDVGLIDDIITWLDDFRDDKVHFTFHGGEPLLAGYDFYAEALEKLSKIHNVEGFSLQSNIWLLSDELIDLFLKYNVVVSTSIDGPEEINDYQRAEGYFKKTMSRYQRAKEKGLNINFVLTVTQYSKEYSDELYEFFKSNGMNLKIHAALPSLRGDNADPWALDQEEHGKLLINWLDKYLYDLDKFSIMDLDHIAKSTFRRRGTLCTFADCIGTTLAIGADGSIYPCYRFVGMDEYILGNVKTNPSFEELKQSTAWAKLQEFRKYVDENCNKCKYVKYCEGGCPYNAIVAHKTPKSVDPQCTAYKMIFGEVSKRLNKEFAKNAFGGFSGPTVKNKKEAFSIMDLMMKP; encoded by the coding sequence ATGACTTTTCATGTAATGATAATCCCAACTTTAGGCTGTCAATGTAATTGTAAATATTGTTGGGGTTCTGAATCAACAAAAGAAATAATGGATGTTGGACTTATCGACGACATCATAACCTGGTTAGATGATTTTAGAGATGATAAAGTTCACTTTACATTTCATGGTGGAGAACCTCTTCTTGCAGGTTATGATTTCTATGCTGAAGCCTTAGAAAAATTATCCAAAATACATAATGTAGAAGGATTTTCACTTCAAAGTAATATTTGGCTACTTTCAGATGAACTAATTGATTTATTCTTAAAATATAATGTTGTTGTAAGTACTAGTATTGATGGACCTGAAGAAATTAATGATTATCAAAGAGCTGAAGGTTATTTTAAAAAAACAATGTCCCGATACCAAAGAGCAAAAGAAAAAGGATTGAATATTAATTTTGTTTTAACTGTAACACAATACTCTAAAGAATATAGTGATGAATTATATGAATTCTTTAAATCAAACGGAATGAACTTAAAAATTCATGCAGCTCTCCCATCATTACGTGGAGATAATGCAGACCCTTGGGCACTTGACCAAGAAGAACACGGAAAGCTTTTAATTAACTGGTTAGATAAGTATCTTTATGATTTAGATAAATTTAGTATAATGGATTTAGACCATATTGCTAAAAGTACATTTAGACGAAGAGGAACATTATGTACATTTGCTGACTGCATTGGTACAACACTAGCTATTGGTGCTGATGGATCAATTTATCCATGTTATCGTTTTGTAGGAATGGATGAATATATTCTAGGCAATGTTAAAACAAATCCAAGCTTTGAAGAACTAAAACAATCAACAGCCTGGGCAAAACTTCAAGAATTTAGAAAATATGTTGATGAAAATTGTAATAAATGCAAATATGTGAAATATTGTGAAGGTGGATGCCCTTATAATGCTATTGTAGCTCATAAAACACCAAAATCTGTTGATCCACAATGCACTGCATATAAAATGATTTTTGGTGAAGTTTCCAAAAGACTTAATAAAGAATTTGCAAAAAATGCATTTGGTGGATTTTCTGGACCTACTGTTAAAAACAAAAAAGAAGCATTTAGTATTATGGATCTTATGATGAAACCATAA
- the galU gene encoding UTP--glucose-1-phosphate uridylyltransferase GalU — translation MKAVIPAAGFGTRFLPATKAQPKEMLPVFDKPTIQYVIEEAVASGIDDILIVTGKNKRSIEDHFDKSFELEYTLEQAGKTKYLKQVQDITDLADICYIRQKEQNGLGDAIYCAKKHVGDEPFAVMLGDTITKGNTPCTKQLIDIYNKYEASAISLEKVPKEKVERYGIIKGSEIEQDVYKIDELVEKPPVEQAPSNLAIMGRYVLTPDIFDKIKDTEAGVGGEIQLTDALAKLDKIYGNTFEGKTYDIGNRLEWLKTSIEFAMDDEESKNDLIGYMKEMISTY, via the coding sequence ATGAAAGCAGTAATTCCAGCAGCTGGTTTTGGTACTAGGTTTTTACCAGCTACTAAGGCTCAACCTAAAGAAATGTTACCTGTTTTTGATAAACCGACTATTCAGTATGTTATTGAAGAAGCTGTGGCTTCAGGTATTGATGATATTTTAATTGTAACTGGTAAAAATAAAAGATCTATTGAAGATCATTTTGATAAATCATTTGAATTAGAATATACTTTAGAACAAGCAGGTAAAACTAAATATTTAAAACAAGTTCAAGATATTACAGATTTAGCAGATATATGTTATATTCGTCAAAAAGAGCAAAATGGTCTTGGTGATGCAATTTATTGTGCTAAAAAACATGTTGGAGATGAGCCATTTGCAGTAATGCTTGGAGATACAATAACAAAAGGGAACACTCCATGTACTAAACAATTAATAGATATTTACAATAAATATGAAGCATCAGCTATTTCTCTTGAAAAAGTGCCTAAAGAAAAAGTGGAAAGATATGGTATAATTAAAGGTTCTGAAATAGAACAAGATGTTTATAAAATTGATGAACTTGTTGAAAAACCACCAGTTGAACAAGCACCATCTAATTTAGCTATTATGGGAAGATATGTGCTTACTCCAGATATTTTTGATAAAATCAAAGATACAGAAGCTGGAGTAGGTGGAGAAATTCAACTTACAGATGCATTAGCTAAATTAGATAAAATTTATGGAAACACATTTGAAGGAAAAACTTATGATATAGGAAATCGTTTAGAATGGTTAAAAACATCAATAGAGTTTGCAATGGATGATGAAGAATCTAAAAACGATTTAATAGGTTACATGAAAGAAATGATATCAACATATTAA
- the modA gene encoding molybdate ABC transporter substrate-binding protein → MDSKKIGVIVFVILILAVGVGLWANSSTSTDNSLNGQEVNLAAAASLKNVFDNKLIPMFEEKYPGVKVTPTYASSGDLQKQIENGLDADVFMSAGNKQMNKLVDEDLIDNSTNMQFLENKVVLIVPKDSNLNISSFEDLKNVNGNIAIGDPSSVPAGQYSKEILDNMGIWDSVESKLSFGTDVTAVLNQVAQGSAECGIVYSTDAKSNDDVKVVCEAPDDALKTPVIYPIAELKNSEHQDATQKFIEFLKTKEAKDVFIEYGFTIYE, encoded by the coding sequence ATGGATTCAAAAAAAATTGGAGTTATTGTATTTGTAATATTGATATTGGCTGTTGGTGTTGGATTGTGGGCTAATAGTTCAACAAGCACAGATAACAGTTTGAATGGACAAGAAGTAAATTTAGCTGCTGCAGCTAGTTTAAAAAATGTTTTTGATAACAAATTAATCCCTATGTTTGAAGAAAAGTATCCTGGGGTAAAAGTTACTCCAACTTATGCTTCAAGCGGAGATTTACAAAAACAAATTGAAAATGGTTTAGATGCTGATGTATTTATGTCTGCAGGTAATAAACAAATGAATAAATTAGTTGATGAGGATTTAATTGATAATAGTACTAATATGCAATTTTTAGAAAATAAGGTTGTTTTAATTGTACCTAAAGACTCAAACTTAAACATCTCTTCATTTGAGGATTTAAAAAATGTAAATGGGAACATTGCTATTGGGGATCCTTCTTCAGTTCCTGCGGGACAATATAGTAAAGAAATATTGGATAATATGGGCATATGGGACAGTGTTGAGTCAAAATTATCTTTTGGCACTGATGTGACTGCTGTATTAAATCAAGTAGCTCAAGGATCTGCTGAATGTGGCATTGTATATTCTACTGATGCCAAATCTAATGATGATGTTAAAGTAGTTTGTGAAGCTCCTGATGATGCACTAAAAACTCCAGTTATTTATCCAATAGCTGAACTTAAAAACTCTGAGCATCAAGATGCTACTCAAAAGTTCATAGAATTCTTAAAAACTAAAGAAGCTAAAGATGTATTTATTGAATATGGATTCACAATTTATGAATAA
- a CDS encoding deoxyhypusine synthase has protein sequence MKVNQIDIYKNMTVSDLIAQFEDSDVLGAGRVARATNILADMIKDEDTNVFMSLGGPLIPGGMRNTVSKMIKEGHVDLIVSSGANLTHDLLEAFGGSHYRDEGKDDEELNAEGIGRIADINVGSNDFEVFEKEIIKLFEIISAKKPVISIQELLYEIGMLIDDENSFIANAARNNVPIFAPGIIDCMIGLQLWIFSQDHDFTLSAAGDMPYLSDIVFNSKKVGGILLGGGLTKHYTLASNILNGGIDCAVQITMDRPEAGSLGGAPLEEAKSWSKAKCGSNLATVIGDVTIIFPLIYAAALDKL, from the coding sequence ATGAAAGTAAATCAAATAGATATTTATAAAAACATGACAGTAAGTGATTTAATAGCTCAATTTGAAGATTCTGATGTTTTAGGTGCAGGTAGAGTTGCTAGAGCTACTAATATTTTAGCAGATATGATTAAAGATGAAGATACAAATGTATTTATGAGTCTTGGAGGTCCGTTGATTCCAGGAGGTATGAGAAATACGGTTTCTAAAATGATAAAGGAAGGTCATGTAGATTTAATTGTATCAAGTGGAGCTAATCTTACTCATGATTTACTTGAAGCATTTGGCGGATCCCACTATCGGGATGAAGGAAAAGATGATGAAGAACTTAATGCAGAAGGGATTGGTAGGATAGCTGATATTAATGTTGGATCAAATGATTTTGAAGTATTTGAAAAAGAAATAATTAAATTATTTGAAATAATATCTGCTAAAAAACCAGTAATTTCAATTCAAGAGTTGCTTTATGAAATTGGTATGTTAATTGATGATGAAAATTCTTTTATAGCTAATGCAGCTAGAAATAATGTTCCAATTTTTGCTCCAGGTATTATTGATTGTATGATTGGTTTACAATTATGGATTTTTTCACAGGATCATGATTTTACATTAAGTGCTGCAGGAGATATGCCTTATTTGTCAGATATTGTATTTAACAGTAAAAAAGTTGGTGGAATTTTACTTGGAGGAGGTCTTACAAAACATTACACTTTAGCTTCAAATATTTTAAATGGTGGTATTGACTGTGCAGTTCAAATAACTATGGACAGGCCGGAAGCAGGTAGTTTAGGTGGAGCTCCTTTAGAAGAAGCAAAATCTTGGTCAAAAGCAAAATGCGGATCTAATTTAGCTACAGTAATTGGTGATGTTACAATAATTTTCCCATTAATTTATGCAGCTGCATTAGATAAACTTTAA
- a CDS encoding aldo/keto reductase: protein MKNRIIKKTQEKISPIGFGAMRLPSKNGKINYLEAEKLIHHAIDNGINIIDTAAIYNNGESEKVIGKALKGNYKNKVKISTKLPAMNIKKYEDMEKILNKQLERLQIDCIDYYFLHNIDLKGMNRLLKKDVFKFISKAKKEGKIKYIGFSYHGPTEEFPLLIDAYDWDMVMIQYNYFDNHVQADIECIHHAASKGMGIFVMEPLKGGILAGKMPEEVENMFKKANPNKTNAEWSLSWILNHPEITCVLSGMNTIPQIDENIKIGNNLKPNSMTLEELETINYAKRALKELLKINCTSCGYCLPCPKGVNIPECIKIYNEKYLFNQKGILNQSLIDYYMTVSGIMINKSNAGLCNSCGKCLRKCPQHLDIPKELDKVKKEFEGHFFKLKVLFIKNIGIKLYQKFF from the coding sequence ATGAAAAACCGAATCATCAAAAAAACACAAGAAAAAATCTCACCTATAGGTTTTGGAGCTATGAGATTACCTTCCAAAAATGGTAAAATCAATTACCTTGAAGCTGAAAAATTAATACACCATGCAATAGATAATGGAATAAATATAATAGATACTGCAGCCATTTATAATAATGGAGAAAGTGAAAAAGTTATTGGAAAAGCTCTAAAAGGAAACTATAAAAACAAAGTTAAAATTTCTACAAAATTACCTGCAATGAATATTAAAAAATATGAAGATATGGAAAAAATTCTTAATAAACAATTAGAAAGACTGCAAATTGACTGTATTGATTATTATTTCCTACACAATATTGATTTAAAAGGAATGAACCGCTTACTTAAAAAAGATGTGTTTAAATTTATATCAAAAGCGAAAAAGGAAGGAAAAATAAAATATATTGGTTTTTCATATCATGGCCCAACAGAAGAATTCCCTTTATTAATTGATGCTTATGATTGGGATATGGTAATGATTCAATATAATTACTTTGATAATCATGTGCAAGCAGATATTGAATGTATACATCATGCAGCTTCAAAAGGAATGGGTATTTTTGTAATGGAACCATTAAAAGGAGGGATTTTAGCTGGAAAAATGCCTGAAGAAGTAGAAAACATGTTTAAAAAAGCCAATCCAAATAAAACAAATGCTGAATGGAGTTTATCATGGATTTTAAACCATCCTGAGATAACATGTGTACTTTCAGGAATGAATACTATCCCACAAATTGATGAAAATATAAAAATTGGAAATAATCTAAAACCTAATTCAATGACTTTAGAAGAATTAGAAACTATAAATTATGCAAAAAGAGCTTTAAAAGAATTACTTAAAATTAACTGTACTAGCTGCGGATATTGCTTACCTTGTCCTAAAGGAGTAAATATTCCAGAATGTATAAAAATATACAATGAAAAATATCTATTTAATCAAAAAGGTATATTAAATCAAAGTTTGATTGATTATTATATGACTGTTAGTGGAATTATGATAAATAAATCTAATGCTGGTTTATGCAATAGTTGTGGAAAATGTTTAAGAAAATGTCCACAGCACTTAGATATCCCAAAAGAACTTGATAAAGTTAAAAAAGAATTTGAGGGTCATTTCTTTAAATTAAAAGTATTATTTATAAAAAATATAGGTATTAAATTATATCAGAAATTTTTTTAA
- a CDS encoding CBS domain-containing protein: MLTSVQKEILQTLINLYQSSNGKSIKGEDIAEIMSRNPGTIRNQMQSLRSLGLVKGVPGPRGGYKPTVEAYHSLNISVSDKDFNVPIFKDGEKLENISVAKIEFTSVPQPGECEAAIKVLGNIKDLNLGDTIRIGPTPVNNLGVMGKIVGRDDMDNILLVDTTTIRSIPKNTVGDIASRNVVSLSADSTLKDAAKIFAFNEIKGAPVIKESKAIGVFTVTDLVKAIADNKEDALVGDLMTTNIVIVNEDMRIANAIEIMLKKAISRLLIADKDNNLLGIVTRTDLINSITNLSQFPIITN, from the coding sequence ATGTTAACATCAGTACAAAAGGAAATATTGCAAACATTAATTAATTTGTACCAGTCTTCTAATGGTAAATCTATTAAAGGTGAAGACATTGCTGAAATTATGAGTCGAAATCCGGGAACAATTCGTAATCAGATGCAATCTCTTAGAAGTTTAGGTTTAGTAAAAGGAGTACCGGGGCCTCGTGGTGGTTACAAACCTACTGTGGAAGCTTATCATTCTTTAAACATTTCTGTTTCTGATAAAGATTTTAATGTACCTATTTTCAAAGATGGTGAAAAATTAGAAAATATTTCAGTTGCAAAAATAGAATTTACAAGTGTTCCACAGCCGGGAGAATGTGAAGCAGCTATTAAAGTTTTAGGAAATATTAAAGATTTAAATTTAGGAGATACTATTAGAATAGGACCTACACCAGTTAATAATTTGGGAGTAATGGGTAAAATTGTTGGTAGAGATGATATGGATAATATTTTGCTTGTAGACACTACTACAATTAGAAGTATTCCTAAAAATACTGTAGGAGATATTGCCAGTCGTAATGTAGTATCATTAAGTGCAGATTCTACTTTAAAGGATGCAGCTAAAATTTTTGCTTTTAATGAAATTAAAGGTGCGCCAGTGATTAAAGAAAGTAAAGCAATAGGAGTATTTACTGTAACAGACTTGGTTAAAGCGATAGCAGATAATAAAGAAGATGCTCTTGTTGGAGATTTAATGACTACTAATATTGTAATTGTTAATGAGGATATGAGAATAGCTAATGCTATTGAAATAATGCTTAAAAAAGCGATTAGTAGATTACTTATAGCAGATAAAGATAATAATTTGCTTGGAATTGTTACAAGAACTGATTTAATTAATTCTATAACAAATTTAAGCCAATTTCCTATTATAACTAATTAA
- a CDS encoding sulfate/molybdate ABC transporter ATP-binding protein, translating into MGNKLLKVNIQKKLKEFDLNVDFELKKGCLGILGPSGCGKSMTLKSVAGIVNPDSGVISLTTNNETIYYDSNEKINLKPQKRNVGYLFQNYALFPNMTVEENVAIGLPKDHYEKRLMDMIKRFQLDGLEKRYPKDLSGGQQQRVALARILAYSPDVILLDEPFSAMDTFLKEQLRIELSEVLADFDGFSILVTHDRDEAFQFCDELLILDKGKIIAKGTTHEVFENPKKVQVARLIGCKNISKIERLDNYHVKSLDWGIVFEVSEKVSSNITHIGIRAHDFSVAKKGDINAFDTINAIKLEKPFEWEITLDNGLWWKLDKQIRNHNFVIPTYLKVNPENIILLEE; encoded by the coding sequence ATGGGTAATAAATTGTTAAAAGTAAATATTCAAAAAAAACTTAAAGAATTTGACTTAAATGTGGATTTTGAATTAAAAAAAGGATGTTTGGGTATTTTAGGTCCTTCAGGTTGTGGTAAAAGCATGACTCTAAAATCTGTTGCAGGCATTGTAAACCCGGATAGTGGTGTTATAAGTTTAACTACAAATAATGAAACTATTTATTATGATTCAAATGAAAAAATTAATTTAAAACCTCAAAAAAGAAATGTAGGATATTTATTTCAAAATTATGCATTATTTCCAAATATGACTGTTGAAGAAAATGTTGCTATTGGTTTACCTAAAGATCATTATGAAAAAAGGTTAATGGACATGATTAAACGTTTTCAGTTAGATGGTTTAGAAAAAAGATATCCTAAAGATTTATCTGGAGGTCAACAGCAAAGAGTAGCTTTAGCTCGTATATTAGCTTATAGTCCAGATGTTATATTGTTAGATGAACCATTTAGTGCAATGGACACATTTTTAAAAGAACAATTACGTATTGAACTTAGTGAGGTACTAGCAGATTTTGATGGATTTTCTATTCTAGTTACACATGATCGTGATGAAGCATTTCAATTTTGTGATGAGCTATTGATATTAGACAAAGGTAAAATTATTGCAAAAGGAACTACTCATGAAGTATTTGAAAATCCAAAAAAAGTTCAAGTTGCTAGACTTATAGGATGTAAAAATATTTCTAAAATTGAAAGATTAGATAATTATCATGTTAAATCCTTGGATTGGGGAATAGTATTTGAAGTATCTGAAAAAGTTTCAAGTAATATTACTCATATTGGGATAAGGGCTCATGATTTTTCAGTTGCTAAAAAAGGTGATATTAATGCATTTGATACTATAAATGCAATAAAATTAGAAAAACCTTTTGAATGGGAAATAACATTAGATAATGGTTTATGGTGGAAATTAGATAAACAGATTCGTAATCATAACTTTGTAATTCCTACTTATTTAAAAGTTAATCCTGAAAATATTATATTATTGGAAGAATAA
- the pyrF gene encoding orotidine-5'-phosphate decarboxylase — translation MNIENNLILALDVMNKDEALEICEKVNPYINTIKIGYPLTLAEGLEIIKIIKEKFNCNVICDYKVADIDATNSKICDLTFSAGADAIICHGFVGNDSVQACLNNANKHNKELFLLTEMSHPGAKMFLQKDAEDIAKMGVEMGITNYVAPATKLDRLSKIREIVGNDACIISPGVGKQGGDAKKTLEYASAIIVGRSIYESDNPALACEKIIKD, via the coding sequence ATGAACATTGAAAATAATTTAATATTAGCACTTGATGTGATGAATAAAGATGAAGCCCTAGAAATATGTGAAAAAGTAAATCCATATATCAATACAATAAAAATAGGTTATCCTTTAACACTAGCTGAAGGATTAGAAATTATTAAAATCATAAAAGAAAAATTCAATTGTAACGTAATTTGTGATTATAAAGTTGCTGATATTGATGCTACTAATTCTAAAATATGTGATTTAACATTTAGTGCTGGAGCAGACGCCATAATATGTCATGGATTTGTTGGTAATGATAGTGTTCAAGCATGCCTTAACAATGCAAATAAACATAATAAGGAATTATTTTTACTTACTGAAATGTCACATCCTGGAGCTAAAATGTTTTTACAAAAAGATGCTGAAGATATTGCAAAAATGGGTGTTGAAATGGGAATTACTAATTATGTTGCTCCGGCTACCAAATTAGATAGATTAAGTAAAATAAGAGAAATTGTAGGTAATGATGCTTGTATTATATCTCCAGGTGTCGGAAAACAAGGTGGCGATGCTAAAAAAACATTAGAATATGCAAGTGCAATTATTGTTGGAAGAAGCATCTATGAATCTGATAATCCTGCACTTGCTTGTGAAAAAATAATAAAGGATTAA
- a CDS encoding DUF167 domain-containing protein produces MSNKYLNAISCEGNNVFIDIEVSPNSNKFQISGFNEWRNRFEVRIKQVPQKGRANKEIVKELSKLFNCNVNISKGEKSSQKTVMVHDVDIEYVLEKLTSFL; encoded by the coding sequence ATGTCTAACAAATATTTAAATGCGATTTCTTGTGAGGGTAATAATGTTTTTATAGATATTGAAGTTTCTCCAAATTCTAATAAATTTCAAATTTCAGGTTTTAATGAATGGAGAAACAGATTTGAGGTACGTATTAAGCAGGTTCCTCAAAAAGGTAGAGCTAATAAAGAAATTGTAAAAGAATTATCTAAACTTTTTAATTGTAATGTAAATATTTCAAAAGGTGAAAAATCTTCACAAAAAACAGTCATGGTGCATGATGTTGATATTGAGTATGTGTTAGAAAAATTAACTTCCTTTTTATAA
- a CDS encoding UDP-glucose/GDP-mannose dehydrogenase family protein, whose amino-acid sequence MKITIIGTGYVGLVTGTCFAEMGNKVYCVDNDLEKIANLKENIIPIYEPNLETLVKSNQNKGDLIFTTNLKDALDNSNIIFIAVGTPASDDGSVNLDYVYNVALEIAENITNDSLIVIKSTVPVGTAFKVKEIIESNLDEDIKIDIASNPEFLKEGVAINDCMHPDRVIIGAENEMVFDTLKELYSSFIVNNDRFILMDVRSAEMSKYVANALLATKISFMNEIANICEKTGANVKNVRLGIGSDKRIGYDFIYAGCGYGGSCFPKDVKGLINTAMDNGYVPKILSYVDEVNENQKLVLVNKIIDRFGEDLSGLTFSIWGLSFKPQTDDVRCAPSLKIASEIIKRGGKIKAYDPKAIDNFKLNFDLDNITYKKSKYDVLDDSDALILITEWKEFRALDLDELSKRLNQKIIFDGRNIYSPKIRELGFELYQIGC is encoded by the coding sequence ATGAAAATAACAATTATTGGAACTGGCTATGTTGGTCTTGTCACGGGAACTTGCTTTGCAGAAATGGGAAATAAAGTTTATTGTGTTGATAATGATTTGGAAAAAATAGCAAATCTAAAAGAAAATATTATTCCTATTTATGAACCTAATTTAGAAACATTAGTCAAATCTAATCAAAATAAAGGGGATCTTATTTTCACTACAAATTTAAAAGATGCTTTAGATAATTCTAATATTATTTTCATTGCTGTTGGAACTCCTGCAAGTGATGATGGTAGTGTTAATCTAGATTATGTTTATAATGTAGCTTTAGAAATAGCTGAAAATATAACAAATGATTCATTAATTGTTATTAAATCAACAGTTCCGGTAGGTACGGCTTTTAAAGTTAAAGAAATCATAGAATCTAATTTAGATGAAGATATTAAAATTGATATAGCTAGTAATCCTGAATTTTTAAAAGAAGGTGTAGCAATTAATGATTGTATGCATCCTGATCGTGTGATTATAGGTGCGGAAAATGAAATGGTCTTTGATACTTTAAAAGAGTTATATTCTTCATTTATTGTTAATAATGATAGATTTATTTTAATGGATGTTAGAAGTGCTGAAATGAGTAAATATGTAGCTAATGCTTTACTTGCTACTAAAATATCATTTATGAATGAAATAGCTAATATTTGTGAAAAAACAGGAGCTAATGTTAAAAATGTTAGATTAGGTATTGGTAGTGATAAAAGAATTGGTTATGACTTTATTTATGCAGGTTGTGGTTATGGGGGAAGTTGTTTTCCTAAAGATGTAAAAGGATTAATTAACACAGCAATGGATAATGGTTATGTTCCTAAAATTTTATCATATGTTGATGAAGTTAATGAAAATCAAAAACTTGTTTTAGTAAATAAAATTATTGATAGATTTGGTGAAGATTTATCTGGTCTTACTTTTAGTATATGGGGTCTTTCTTTTAAACCTCAAACTGATGATGTTAGATGTGCACCTTCTTTAAAAATTGCTTCTGAAATTATTAAAAGAGGTGGAAAAATAAAAGCATATGATCCTAAAGCTATAGATAATTTTAAATTAAATTTTGATTTAGATAATATAACTTATAAAAAATCTAAATATGATGTTTTGGATGATAGTGATGCACTTATTTTAATTACAGAATGGAAAGAATTTAGGGCTCTTGATTTAGATGAATTATCTAAACGTTTAAATCAAAAAATTATTTTTGATGGTAGAAATATTTATTCTCCTAAAATTAGAGAATTAGGTTTTGAATTATATCAGATTGGTTGTTAA